In Microplitis mediator isolate UGA2020A chromosome 2, iyMicMedi2.1, whole genome shotgun sequence, a single window of DNA contains:
- the LOC130664185 gene encoding putative uncharacterized protein DDB_G0282133: MAAYESSRCYACKKLFCCIDCCSNHIRKKHSAHQTPIDCPLCRQEPLIIRSFDHNQLKNHIIFNHLPLECLKCGELFDKHEDLKFIGTCDRHPIIRIEAPTYIEVGVTSSSSSSFAVDLDLAGSVLSKTPSADSSIKRKSLSFSGDYRQFEDSPREFTRHTSTPMQVGLTRQLNSSNLNYKGGNFFFKTSSRHVGSVLTVHHCDKSVNNNSDSNNNNNNSVSNYNFNDINPGEFNSQDNLITKSYLSNSDRTPLKSILSKSFNKDTSYQGISNSNLLRSITERKLEAMMESNDENDDGQGSNPGNSGGSLKREADSLESTGEYKSSRKNSKILSKRVRFSDEFSSIEADTDEDNLNNEAEVEEYFESCQSFSDTSISSTEKNIHCNHTGDDKLNVNKKINGKSELNQGNEKAEDNFNQSRTGSSRVVMMVLVEKAGEVYPRDLAPIIDSGLERLKSAINASSATELELAADNHSDIKDCQSGFTMLSVDSYTKLSTLECVKVADSSSSGSSLQINRSVAKQNINSGGIFASVANAVRNVFKNISGSSRTTKTIGQSSSLGNELQDDLSIDSCESAITSLSRAAKRPREEIEFITSTSSSSSSSPSYESLVDDKSERKTTGNDIRSPVLKKPRGWYKQVRGREPIARMKNDLSSPPLPRGVSMETQCFHQGSLSTKDAVLPLPDRAQVNRSTQTDF; this comes from the exons ATGGCAGCCTACGAG tcAAGTCGTTGCTACgcgtgtaaaaaattattttgttgcaTTGACTGCTGTTCAAATcatattagaaaaaaacatAGTGCTCATCAAACACCCATTGATTGTCCATTGTGCCGTCAAGAACCACTGATAATACGTAGTTTTGatcataatcaattaaaaaatcatattataTTCAATCATTTACCGCTTGAGTGTCTAAAGTGCGGGGAATTGTTTGATAAAcatgaagatttaaaatttattggtacATGTGACCGGCATCCAATTATACGAATAGAGGCACCGACTTACATTGAAGTAGGTGtcacatcatcatcatcatcaagtTTTGCCGTCGATTTGGACTTGGCTGGATCAGTTCTCAGCAAAACACCTTCTGCAGATTCGTCAATAAAACGTAAATCCTTGTCATTCAGCGGCGACTATCGTCAGTTTGAAGATTCACCGCGTGAATTTACACGGCACACAAGTACACCGATGCAAGTTGGCTTAACAAGACAACTTAattcatcaaatttaaattataagggtggtaattttttttttaaaacgtctAGTCGACATGTTGGCTCAGTACTGACTGTACATCATTGTGATAAGtcggttaataataatagtgacagtaataataataataataatagtgtaagtaattataattttaatgatattaatccTGGGGAATTTAATTCccaagataatttaataacaaaatctTATTTATCAAATTCCGATCGTACGCCACTGAAATCTATTTTGTCTAAATCTTTCAATAAGGATACGAGTTATCAAGGTATtagtaatagtaatttattgaGAAGTATAACAGAGCGTAAATTAGAAGCGATGATGGAGTCTAATGATGAGAATGATGACGGGCAGGGTTCCAATCCTGGCAATTCTGGTGGGTCATTGAAAAGAGAAGCTGATTCATTAGAATCGACTGGGGAATATAAAAGTTCACGGAAaaacagtaaaattttaagtaaacgtGTAAGATTTTCAGATGAGTTTAGCAGCATTGAAGCGGATACAGACGAAGACAATTTGAATAATGAAGCTGAGGTGGAagaatattttgaaagttGTCAAAGTTTCTCTGATACTTCTATCAGTtcaacggaaaaaaatattcattgtaATCATACTGGTGATGATAAAttgaatgtaaataaaaaaataaatggtaaGAGTGAATTAAATCAAGGAAATGAAAAGGCGGAAGATAATTTCAATCAAAGTCGTACTGGATCCTCAAGAGTCGTCATGATGGTTCTGGTTGAGAAAGCTGGTGAAGTTTATCCACGAGATCTTGCGCCGATCATCGATTCGGGTTTGGAAAGATTGAAGTCTGCGATAAATGCGTCGAGTGCGACAGAACTGGAGCTCGCTGCTGATAATCACAGTGATATTAAAGATTGTCAAAGTGGTTTTACGATGCTGTCAGTTGATAGTTATACCAAATTATCAACGTTGGAGTGCGTAAAAGTTGCTGATTCATCTTCAAGTGGTTCAAGCTTACAAATAAATCGATCTGTTGCCAAACAAAACATCAACTCTGGGGGAATTTTCGCTTCAGTTGCTAATGCTGTTAGaaatgttttcaaaaatatatcag GTTCATCCAGAACTACAAAAACTATCGGCCAATCGAGTTCACTAGGAAACGAACTCCAAGATGATTTATCAATAGATTCATGTGAAAGCGCAATAACTTCATTGTCACGAGCAGCAAAACGTCCACGTGaagaaattgaatttataacatcaacttcttcttcttcatcttcatctcCTTCATACGAGTCGCTGGTTGACGACAAAAGTGAACGTAAAACTACCGGTAATGATATTCGGAGTCCAGTTCTCAAAAAACCTCGCGGCTGGTACAAACAAGTACGCGGTCGTGAGCCAATTGCGCGaatgaaaaatgatttgtCATCACCTCCATTACCACGTGGTGTTTCTATGGAAACTCAATGCTTCCATCAGGGTTCTTTGAGTACAAAAGATGCTGTCCTGCCTTTACCTGATCGTGCTCAAGTTAATCGTTCAACTCAAACAGACTTTTAA